From Micromonospora echinospora, one genomic window encodes:
- a CDS encoding DUF1800 domain-containing protein — protein sequence MADQNVPPRRPRDEGRWDGRHHPTPDAYHDPYPSPPYSSGSGSTYPYGHPHAGQPDDPRASYAPWPGQAQPAPASWPGSAGSTAHRGPQWIGPAGPQGPGGDPGLPDLDDDSDDSRRRSRRRALAALGGTAAVVAGGAALAMTPQVRGLFGDDAAGDATVTRATDGNANRPSGQQPSTVRTYTEQNESYMGSRAGAALKKNTPAGGRTFPGPAAAAAATTVTVKTVLAKDPARHLATRTTFGATPKVLADIERMGIDAWLRWQLDPEKIAPTKAELKLSELPTLRLSPKQLREQREQLNECGAQPEKEMVDATIARQIWSERQLFEVMVDFWNDFLHVAADFDGGEVYRHSFDVDVVRKYALTSYPEMLVAANRHPALLLYLNQNDSRADAVNENLARENLELYSVGVDGGYTEKDVRQAALLQTGRGVSDGEYVFREDRHYVGKVKILGFSHANSSKDPAKADAVIDAYIRYIALHPSTARYVAQSLATRFVSDTPPKSLVDRLAKTYTVNKGLIKPVLMTLFSSSEFWASVGQKVRRPMEYLIATYRVLGVSPEASPDYKADDSKRTPYARGLRRIHDRLRELGHFPMGQPTPDGYPDVYVAWTSAGTMVNGWNEAGDVVNGYRREFSYVKPERLVAKPPTTAGAYVDALARRLVHQKLTAREKALILGVAGVSADTKVDATFNGAVSAVARAILASPQHHLR from the coding sequence ATGGCCGACCAGAACGTGCCACCACGCCGGCCGCGGGACGAGGGCCGCTGGGACGGACGACACCACCCCACCCCCGACGCGTACCACGACCCGTACCCGTCCCCGCCGTACTCGTCCGGTTCCGGGTCGACCTATCCGTACGGTCACCCGCACGCCGGGCAGCCCGACGACCCTCGGGCGTCGTACGCCCCGTGGCCGGGCCAGGCGCAACCGGCACCGGCCTCCTGGCCCGGCTCGGCCGGGTCGACCGCCCACCGGGGGCCGCAGTGGATCGGCCCGGCCGGCCCCCAGGGACCCGGCGGTGACCCGGGACTGCCCGACCTGGACGACGACTCCGACGACAGCCGCCGCCGGAGCCGGCGCCGGGCCCTCGCCGCGCTCGGCGGCACCGCCGCGGTGGTCGCCGGTGGGGCCGCGCTCGCGATGACCCCGCAGGTGCGCGGCCTCTTCGGCGACGACGCGGCCGGCGACGCGACCGTCACCCGGGCCACCGACGGCAACGCGAACCGTCCGAGCGGGCAGCAACCGAGCACCGTGCGCACCTACACCGAGCAGAACGAGAGCTACATGGGCTCCCGGGCCGGCGCGGCGCTGAAGAAGAACACCCCGGCCGGGGGCCGTACGTTCCCCGGTCCGGCCGCCGCGGCGGCGGCCACCACGGTCACCGTCAAGACGGTGCTGGCCAAGGACCCGGCCCGGCACCTCGCCACCCGGACCACGTTCGGCGCGACGCCGAAGGTACTCGCCGACATCGAACGGATGGGCATCGACGCCTGGCTGCGCTGGCAGCTCGACCCGGAGAAGATCGCCCCGACGAAGGCCGAGCTGAAGCTCAGCGAGCTGCCCACCCTGCGGCTGAGCCCGAAGCAGTTGCGTGAGCAGCGTGAGCAGCTCAACGAGTGCGGCGCGCAGCCGGAGAAGGAGATGGTCGACGCCACCATCGCCCGGCAGATCTGGTCGGAGCGGCAGCTCTTCGAGGTGATGGTCGACTTCTGGAACGACTTCCTGCACGTCGCCGCCGACTTCGACGGCGGCGAGGTGTACCGGCACTCCTTCGACGTCGACGTGGTCCGCAAGTACGCCCTGACCAGCTACCCGGAGATGCTGGTCGCCGCGAACCGGCACCCGGCGCTGCTGCTCTACCTCAACCAGAACGACTCCCGCGCCGACGCGGTCAACGAGAACCTCGCCCGGGAGAACCTGGAGCTGTACTCGGTCGGCGTGGACGGCGGCTACACCGAGAAGGACGTCCGGCAGGCGGCCCTGCTCCAGACCGGACGGGGGGTCTCCGACGGCGAGTACGTCTTCCGCGAGGACCGGCACTACGTCGGCAAGGTCAAGATCCTCGGCTTCAGCCACGCCAACAGCTCGAAGGACCCGGCGAAGGCCGACGCGGTCATCGACGCGTACATCCGCTACATCGCGCTGCACCCCTCCACCGCCCGGTACGTCGCACAGAGCCTCGCCACCCGGTTCGTCTCGGACACCCCGCCGAAGTCCCTGGTGGACCGGCTCGCCAAGACGTACACGGTGAACAAGGGCCTGATCAAGCCGGTGCTGATGACCCTGTTCAGCTCGTCGGAGTTCTGGGCGTCGGTGGGGCAGAAGGTCCGCCGTCCGATGGAGTACCTGATCGCCACGTACCGGGTGCTCGGCGTCTCGCCGGAGGCGTCCCCCGACTACAAGGCCGACGACAGCAAGCGCACCCCGTACGCCCGGGGGCTGCGCCGGATCCACGACCGGCTGCGGGAACTCGGCCACTTTCCGATGGGCCAGCCCACCCCGGACGGCTACCCCGACGTCTACGTCGCCTGGACCTCCGCCGGCACGATGGTCAACGGCTGGAACGAGGCCGGTGACGTGGTCAACGGCTACCGCCGGGAGTTCTCCTACGTCAAGCCGGAACGGCTGGTCGCGAAGCCGCCGACCACCGCCGGGGCGTACGTGGACGCGCTCGCCCGGCGGCTGGTGCACCAGAAGCTGACCGCCCGGGAGAAGGCGCTGATCCTCGGCGTCGCCGGGGTGTCGGCCGACACGAAAGTCGACGCCACCTTCAACGGGGCCGTCTCCGCCGTCGCGCGGGCGATCCTCGCGTCCCCCCAGCACCACCTCCGGTGA
- a CDS encoding DUF1501 domain-containing protein, with translation MEKTVYSYPLHPECPDLRRLADDPAEALLRAEADVVAAENAAERDRYLRLEAEEEAQQDGRGVTRRTFVAGAAATATALATAQFVTTSASFAATKTGTLIHVFLYGGLDGLSLVAPADDPVLRKARPDLLLGSDSLALARGFKLTSAFKPLEKWLKAGQLGFVPAVSDERLSRSHFQAADACNLGGLPGETGGRGWLDSLVDHLGKGTAFRSVGIGSTLPRSLVGTNGALSLGSVGSLRLNGDEKYRAATEKAIKGLFTGINHPVEEAVQDGLGALATAQKLAAKPYQAAEGVEYRGVGNSFKQLAQLIKGGANVRVATVGMGGYDTHENQGTRDGGQLWRRLNELAEAMAAFFTDLGDRAADVTVMVSSEFGRRVASNSGGTDHGHGGVVTVLSGRKLAGSLLGAWQGLDDLDSGDVPEYNNMFNVYGSVAQGRFGLTNAEVDKIFPRMKYTPIKLYA, from the coding sequence ATGGAGAAGACTGTGTACTCGTACCCCCTGCACCCCGAATGCCCGGACCTGCGCCGGCTGGCGGACGACCCGGCGGAGGCGCTGCTGCGGGCGGAGGCGGACGTCGTGGCCGCCGAGAACGCCGCCGAGCGGGACCGCTACCTGCGGCTGGAAGCGGAGGAGGAGGCCCAGCAGGACGGTCGCGGGGTGACCCGGCGGACCTTCGTCGCCGGGGCCGCGGCCACCGCCACCGCGCTGGCCACCGCGCAGTTCGTCACCACCTCGGCCTCCTTCGCCGCCACCAAGACCGGCACCCTGATCCACGTCTTCCTCTACGGTGGACTCGACGGGCTGAGCCTGGTCGCCCCCGCCGACGACCCGGTGCTCCGCAAGGCCCGCCCCGACCTGCTGCTCGGTTCCGACTCCCTCGCGCTGGCCCGGGGCTTCAAGCTGACCAGCGCGTTCAAGCCGCTGGAGAAGTGGCTGAAGGCCGGTCAGCTCGGCTTCGTCCCGGCGGTCTCCGACGAGCGGCTGTCCCGCAGCCACTTCCAGGCCGCCGACGCCTGCAACCTGGGCGGCCTGCCCGGCGAGACCGGCGGCCGGGGCTGGCTGGACAGCCTCGTCGACCACCTCGGCAAGGGCACCGCGTTCCGCAGCGTCGGCATCGGCAGCACCCTGCCCCGGTCGCTGGTCGGCACCAACGGCGCGCTCTCCCTGGGCAGCGTCGGCTCGCTGCGGCTCAACGGCGACGAGAAGTACCGGGCCGCCACCGAGAAGGCCATCAAGGGACTCTTCACCGGCATCAACCATCCGGTCGAGGAGGCCGTCCAGGACGGCCTCGGTGCGCTCGCCACCGCCCAGAAGCTGGCGGCCAAGCCGTACCAGGCCGCCGAGGGGGTCGAGTACCGGGGCGTCGGCAACTCGTTCAAGCAGCTCGCCCAGCTCATCAAGGGCGGCGCGAACGTCCGGGTGGCCACCGTCGGCATGGGCGGCTACGACACCCACGAGAACCAGGGCACCCGCGACGGCGGGCAACTCTGGCGCCGGCTCAACGAGCTGGCCGAGGCGATGGCCGCGTTCTTCACCGACCTCGGCGACCGGGCCGCCGACGTCACGGTGATGGTCTCCAGCGAGTTCGGCCGCCGGGTCGCCTCGAACAGCGGCGGCACCGACCACGGGCACGGCGGGGTGGTGACCGTCCTGTCCGGACGCAAGCTCGCCGGCTCGCTGCTCGGCGCCTGGCAGGGGCTGGACGACCTCGACAGCGGTGACGTCCCGGAGTACAACAACATGTTCAACGTCTACGGCTCCGTCGCGCAGGGTCGCTTCGGGCTGACCAACGCGGAGGTGGACAAGATCTTCCCCCGGATGAAGTACACCCCGATCAAGCTGTACGCGTGA
- a CDS encoding ferric reductase-like transmembrane domain-containing protein encodes MTYPRTHAAGRRGGTPSRSGGRSAAAVPPRVPPRRGPAGRRAVLAVLWAGLLLAVLPWWWQTPDDSLRTTTATLTAAGRITGLVAGYLLLVQVLLMSRLPVLERRLGGEQIARWHRDIGVTLLVAVLAHVSLTLTGYARLQKQSVLAEAGVLLRDYEDMPGAFAAAGILTLLGLTGIRAVRTALPYELWHHLHLSSYLVLLLGFGHQFAHGQQLFRPGPVRTGWIVAYLLVAAALLWGRVVVPLRFNLRHGLRVADVVAENPDTISIYLTGRRLNLLDLRGGQFLRWRFLTAGRWWQAHPFSPSAAGNGRWVRLTVKVVGRHTAGLRGLTPGTRVWAEGPSGVFTAAHRTRDRALLIAGGSGITPIRALLEELPPNAALIYRARTPDDVLLHRELDWLAEAHGTDVWYVIGSRDDPGPRRLMSPQGLRQLVPDLADRDVWLCGPPGLVTSTVRALRRAGVPRRQIHLATFEL; translated from the coding sequence GTGACGTACCCCCGTACCCACGCCGCCGGCCGTCGCGGCGGGACTCCGTCCCGCTCCGGCGGCCGGTCGGCTGCGGCCGTACCGCCACGGGTGCCGCCCCGGCGCGGACCCGCCGGCCGCCGCGCGGTGCTCGCGGTGCTCTGGGCCGGGCTGCTGCTGGCCGTGCTGCCCTGGTGGTGGCAGACCCCGGACGACTCGCTGCGCACCACCACCGCCACGCTGACCGCCGCCGGCCGGATCACCGGCCTGGTCGCCGGCTACCTGCTGCTGGTGCAGGTGCTGCTGATGAGCCGCCTGCCGGTGCTGGAACGCCGGCTCGGCGGCGAGCAGATCGCCCGCTGGCACCGGGACATCGGGGTGACCCTGCTGGTCGCGGTGCTGGCCCACGTGTCGCTGACGCTCACCGGCTATGCCCGGTTGCAGAAGCAGTCGGTGCTGGCCGAGGCCGGGGTGCTGCTGCGCGACTACGAGGACATGCCCGGCGCGTTCGCCGCCGCCGGCATCCTGACCCTGCTCGGCCTCACCGGGATCCGGGCCGTCCGCACCGCCCTGCCCTACGAACTCTGGCACCACCTGCACCTGAGCAGCTACCTGGTGCTGCTGCTCGGGTTCGGCCACCAGTTCGCCCACGGCCAGCAGCTCTTCCGTCCCGGACCGGTGCGCACCGGCTGGATCGTGGCGTACCTGCTGGTGGCCGCCGCGCTGCTCTGGGGTCGGGTGGTGGTGCCGCTGCGCTTCAACCTCCGGCACGGCCTGCGGGTCGCCGACGTGGTCGCGGAGAACCCGGACACCATCTCCATCTACCTGACCGGCCGCCGGCTGAACCTGCTCGACCTGCGCGGCGGCCAGTTCCTCCGGTGGCGCTTCCTGACCGCCGGCCGCTGGTGGCAGGCGCACCCGTTCTCCCCGTCCGCGGCCGGCAACGGCCGGTGGGTGCGACTGACCGTCAAGGTCGTCGGCCGGCACACCGCCGGCCTGCGCGGCCTGACCCCGGGCACCCGGGTCTGGGCGGAGGGGCCGTCCGGGGTCTTCACCGCCGCGCACCGCACCCGGGACCGGGCCCTGCTGATCGCCGGTGGCAGCGGCATCACCCCGATCCGGGCGCTGCTGGAGGAGCTGCCGCCGAACGCGGCGTTGATCTACCGGGCCCGGACCCCGGACGACGTGCTGCTGCACCGGGAGCTGGACTGGCTCGCCGAGGCCCACGGCACCGACGTCTGGTACGTCATCGGCTCCCGCGACGACCCCGGCCCCCGGCGGCTGATGAGCCCGCAGGGGCTGCGCCAGCTCGTGCCGGACCTCGCCGACCGGGACGTCTGGCTCTGCGGGCCACCCGGCCTGGTCACCTCGACGGTGCGGGCACTGCGCCGGGCCGGCGTGCCCCGCCGGCAGATCCACCTCGCCACGTTCGAGCTGTAG
- a CDS encoding FMN-binding protein has protein sequence MRRAFLAVTGLAAGTTLLVVLKGAPETTRVAETAAPERPPVVPAPTGPTPVDSAPASPDRTGAPRSTVRSDEPSTPATTRTPRSAGDRTTAATPTPRRTTAPPSGRRTVTGPVVGNEYGNVQVRITLTGDRIVDVVALELPEETAESDRRSSSVNNRYSGTDGEVVRRQDADLDTVSGATATSDAYQQSLQAAIDAARR, from the coding sequence ATGCGTCGCGCGTTCCTCGCCGTCACCGGCCTGGCCGCCGGCACGACCCTGCTGGTCGTGCTCAAGGGCGCGCCGGAGACCACCCGGGTCGCCGAGACCGCCGCACCCGAGCGCCCGCCGGTGGTCCCCGCGCCCACCGGTCCGACGCCCGTCGACTCCGCGCCGGCCAGCCCCGACCGGACCGGCGCGCCCCGGAGCACCGTACGGTCGGACGAGCCGTCCACCCCCGCGACCACCCGCACGCCCCGGAGCGCGGGCGACCGGACCACCGCCGCCACCCCCACCCCACGCCGGACCACCGCGCCGCCGTCGGGACGACGCACGGTCACCGGGCCGGTGGTCGGCAACGAGTACGGCAACGTGCAGGTGCGGATCACTCTCACCGGTGACCGGATCGTCGACGTGGTCGCGCTGGAACTGCCCGAGGAGACCGCCGAGTCCGACCGGCGCAGTTCCTCGGTCAACAACCGGTACAGCGGCACCGACGGGGAGGTGGTGCGCCGGCAGGACGCCGACCTGGACACCGTCTCCGGGGCCACCGCGACCAGCGACGCGTACCAGCAGTCGTTGCAGGCCGCCATCGACGCCGCGCGGCGCTGA
- a CDS encoding FAD:protein FMN transferase yields the protein MGTPISLDLADDLPRTVLDDLADEVFGWLREVDARFSTYRADSEVSRFDRGEVLLSEASPDLRLVLERCADLWGATDGWFDAYATGRFDPSGYVKGWAAQVASDRLLAAGAANHCLNAGGDVRVRGLSPAGRPWRVGLQHPWDRSATFLVLTGTDLAVATSGVYERGHHVVDPRRGEPARGLRSVTVVGRDLGVADAYATAAVAMGSAGAGWLGRLDGHEHAVVTDSGRCLRSPRLPVA from the coding sequence ATGGGCACGCCGATCAGCCTGGACCTCGCCGACGACCTGCCCCGGACCGTCCTCGACGACCTGGCCGACGAGGTGTTCGGCTGGCTGCGCGAGGTCGACGCCCGGTTCAGCACGTACCGGGCCGACAGCGAGGTGAGCCGTTTCGACCGGGGCGAGGTGCTGCTCTCCGAGGCGTCCCCCGACCTGCGGCTGGTGCTGGAACGCTGCGCGGATCTCTGGGGGGCGACGGACGGCTGGTTCGACGCGTACGCCACCGGGCGCTTCGACCCGTCCGGTTACGTCAAGGGCTGGGCGGCGCAGGTCGCCTCGGACCGGCTGCTCGCCGCCGGGGCGGCCAACCACTGCCTCAACGCCGGTGGGGACGTCCGGGTACGCGGCCTCTCCCCGGCCGGTCGGCCCTGGCGGGTCGGTCTCCAGCACCCGTGGGACCGCAGCGCCACCTTCCTCGTGCTCACCGGCACCGACCTGGCGGTCGCCACCTCCGGGGTCTACGAGCGGGGACACCACGTGGTCGACCCGCGACGCGGCGAGCCGGCCCGGGGCCTGCGCTCGGTGACCGTGGTCGGCCGGGATCTCGGTGTGGCCGACGCGTACGCCACGGCGGCGGTCGCGATGGGCTCGGCCGGAGCGGGCTGGCTCGGCCGGCTGGACGGGCACGAACACGCGGTGGTCACCGACAGCGGCCGGTGTCTACGCTCCCCGCGTCTGCCCGTCGCCTGA
- a CDS encoding bifunctional DNA primase/polymerase: MWGTVGPHVVHLSPLERVRLRRIAVRYAMHGWEVTPGACLARSRFVCGRAGCPTVGAHPALENWELAASTDPARVATWWRSRPHGVLLPTGRAFDVLEMPSYLGRHVLDAISDHPADRARGPVAVTPSGRWMFLVRPGDPLRPELDHCFHVVRHGVGSWIPAPPTRLPEGPVRWALAPEQARWRLPDSYLVQKVMVDALRATGVALTADLLPGQLPLPRRGF, encoded by the coding sequence ATGTGGGGGACCGTCGGACCGCACGTCGTCCATCTGTCGCCGCTGGAACGGGTGCGGCTGCGCCGGATCGCGGTCCGGTACGCGATGCACGGCTGGGAGGTCACTCCCGGCGCGTGCCTCGCCCGCAGCCGCTTCGTCTGTGGCCGGGCCGGCTGCCCGACCGTGGGCGCTCACCCCGCCCTGGAGAACTGGGAACTCGCCGCCAGCACCGACCCGGCCCGGGTGGCGACCTGGTGGCGCAGCCGCCCGCACGGGGTGCTGCTCCCCACCGGGCGGGCCTTCGACGTGCTGGAGATGCCCTCGTACCTGGGTCGGCACGTGCTCGACGCGATCTCCGACCACCCCGCCGACCGGGCCCGTGGTCCGGTCGCGGTCACCCCCTCCGGTCGCTGGATGTTCCTGGTCCGCCCCGGCGACCCGCTCCGGCCCGAGTTGGACCACTGCTTCCACGTCGTCCGGCACGGGGTCGGCTCGTGGATCCCCGCCCCGCCGACCCGGCTGCCGGAGGGACCGGTGCGCTGGGCCCTCGCGCCGGAACAGGCCCGCTGGCGGCTGCCTGACTCGTACCTCGTGCAGAAGGTGATGGTGGACGCGTTGCGGGCCACCGGCGTCGCCCTGACCGCCGATCTGCTCCCCGGCCAACTCCCGCTCCCCCGTCGCGGCTTCTGA
- a CDS encoding helix-turn-helix domain-containing protein, whose protein sequence is MDELPIGRRVAYWRGRRKMSQQVFADRLGKSKSWVDKIERGVRRLDKFSVLYEIADILEIDVQLLVGRDPERRSDALHCIDQVEVDQIRAALERYDALSAYFDAAPYPPMLGDMRKAVNHAWLTYQYGRYGMLTRALPKLLRDAQAADAAYGGDDQGREAAHLLGQVYQVTSSVLRKLGECELAWLAADRALAVSQRADDPLLAGIATTRVGNALLAMGRARSALELNLRIANRLAPGGGHDVTPEHLSVYGMLLLQGAMAAARDGDSATVDDLLDGAQEAANRLGGDHNHYWTCFGPTNLKLHRAAAAVELGDGGRAVETHHSIELPAFNGLLPERRAHHMLDIARGFAQIGDVASAGEMLLKGDRLASSEIRCRPIAHEVMSDILRRTRGAPSSPIAELAEHMGVGI, encoded by the coding sequence ATGGACGAGTTACCGATCGGGCGACGGGTGGCCTACTGGCGTGGGCGGCGCAAGATGTCGCAACAGGTGTTCGCCGATCGGTTGGGCAAGTCCAAGAGCTGGGTCGACAAGATCGAGCGAGGGGTGCGCCGGCTCGACAAGTTCTCCGTCCTCTACGAGATCGCCGACATCCTCGAAATCGACGTGCAACTGCTGGTCGGTCGGGACCCGGAACGGCGTAGCGACGCGTTGCACTGCATCGACCAGGTCGAGGTCGACCAGATCCGGGCCGCGCTGGAGCGGTACGACGCGCTCAGCGCGTACTTCGACGCGGCGCCGTACCCGCCGATGCTCGGCGACATGCGCAAGGCGGTCAACCACGCCTGGCTCACCTACCAGTACGGCCGGTACGGCATGCTGACCCGGGCGCTGCCGAAGCTGCTGCGTGACGCCCAGGCCGCCGACGCCGCGTACGGCGGCGACGACCAGGGGCGGGAGGCCGCCCACCTGCTGGGGCAGGTCTACCAGGTCACCTCGTCCGTGCTGCGCAAACTCGGCGAGTGCGAGCTGGCCTGGCTCGCCGCCGACCGGGCGCTGGCGGTCTCCCAGCGCGCCGACGATCCGCTCCTCGCCGGGATCGCCACCACCCGGGTGGGCAACGCGCTGCTCGCCATGGGGCGGGCCCGCTCCGCGCTGGAGCTGAACCTGCGGATCGCCAACCGGCTCGCCCCCGGCGGCGGCCACGACGTGACCCCGGAGCACCTCTCGGTCTACGGGATGCTGCTGCTCCAGGGCGCGATGGCCGCCGCCCGGGACGGCGACTCCGCCACCGTGGACGACCTGCTCGACGGCGCGCAGGAGGCCGCCAACCGGCTCGGCGGGGACCACAACCACTACTGGACCTGTTTCGGGCCGACCAACCTGAAGCTGCACCGGGCCGCCGCCGCCGTCGAACTGGGCGACGGCGGTCGGGCCGTGGAGACCCACCACTCCATCGAGCTGCCCGCGTTCAACGGGCTGCTGCCGGAACGGCGGGCCCACCACATGCTCGACATCGCCCGGGGCTTCGCCCAGATCGGCGACGTGGCCAGCGCCGGGGAGATGTTGCTGAAGGGCGACCGGCTCGCGTCGTCCGAGATCCGCTGCCGTCCGATCGCCCACGAGGTGATGTCCGACATCCTGCGTCGCACACGGGGTGCGCCGTCTTCGCCGATCGCGGAGTTGGCTGAGCACATGGGAGTCGGAATATGA
- a CDS encoding flavoprotein, whose product MNAVVPPARDRRQVLYVIVCGSPLAGRVGRLVELAQRDGWDVCLVATPDGAKFVDAPALARLTGHPVRTSYKQPQDPDVLPPADAMVVCPATVNTVNKWAAGITDTLALGLLVEAQGLGVPIVAVPFTNNAMATHPAFRAALDRLREWGVTVLFGDDVYPLHAPGTGERYLHTFPWQLALDALSAPACPTR is encoded by the coding sequence ATGAACGCGGTCGTCCCCCCGGCGCGCGACCGCCGGCAGGTGCTGTACGTGATCGTCTGTGGTTCGCCACTGGCCGGCCGGGTCGGCCGCCTGGTCGAGCTGGCCCAACGGGACGGCTGGGACGTGTGCCTGGTCGCCACACCGGACGGGGCGAAGTTCGTCGACGCGCCGGCGCTGGCCCGGCTGACCGGTCACCCGGTCCGCACCAGCTACAAGCAGCCGCAGGACCCGGACGTCCTGCCACCGGCGGACGCGATGGTGGTCTGCCCGGCCACCGTCAACACGGTCAACAAGTGGGCGGCCGGGATCACCGACACGCTCGCGCTCGGCCTGCTGGTGGAGGCGCAGGGTCTCGGCGTGCCGATCGTGGCGGTGCCCTTCACCAACAACGCGATGGCGACCCACCCCGCCTTCCGGGCGGCCCTGGACCGGCTGCGGGAGTGGGGTGTCACGGTGCTCTTCGGCGACGACGTCTACCCCCTGCACGCGCCGGGCACCGGTGAGCGGTACCTGCACACCTTCCCCTGGCAGTTGGCCCTGGACGCGCTCTCCGCCCCGGCCTGCCCCACCAGGTAG
- a CDS encoding M23 family metallopeptidase — translation MKNASKVLRRVVAVVSAVVTAAALTLTGATPASAANYYYELPYPAGESYLVTQGPGGSFSHTDAYNRYAWDFALPAYYEVSASQAGTIVYSDWSPYWQNGIEVIIRHSNGTCTHYAHLNQSFYWPGDWVPQGRIVGYVGSTGASTAPHLHFQVINCSTRVGISAALQGWVPWTGTRPVSVNYYA, via the coding sequence GTGAAGAACGCATCGAAGGTGCTACGCAGGGTGGTCGCCGTGGTGAGCGCGGTGGTGACCGCCGCCGCGCTCACCCTGACCGGGGCCACGCCGGCCTCGGCCGCGAACTACTACTACGAGCTGCCGTACCCGGCGGGCGAGTCGTACCTGGTGACACAGGGGCCGGGTGGGTCGTTCTCGCACACCGACGCCTACAACCGGTACGCCTGGGACTTCGCTCTCCCGGCGTACTACGAGGTCTCCGCCTCGCAGGCCGGCACCATCGTCTACTCGGACTGGTCGCCGTACTGGCAGAACGGCATCGAGGTGATCATCCGGCACTCGAACGGCACGTGCACCCACTACGCGCACCTGAACCAGTCCTTCTACTGGCCCGGCGACTGGGTCCCGCAGGGCCGGATCGTGGGCTATGTGGGCAGCACCGGGGCGTCCACCGCGCCGCACCTGCACTTCCAGGTGATCAACTGCAGCACCCGGGTGGGGATCTCGGCCGCCCTCCAGGGCTGGGTGCCGTGGACCGGCACCCGGCCGGTGAGCGTGAACTACTACGCCTGA
- a CDS encoding Nif3-like dinuclear metal center hexameric protein, producing MSTTGSPPPTVADVVAVLERRYPPAWAEQWDRVGLVLGEPTTVVRRVACVVDVVPETVAEALTVGANMIVAHHPLLLRGVSSVAPTTYKGRIVHQLIRADVALHVAHTNADVANPGVSDALAARLGLTGLRPLHPPAPGSPAHGEGRGIGRIGELPHPMTLAELTRHAADVLPPTAWGVRAAGDPSRVIRTVAVSGGSGDGFLADATAAGVDAFLTADLRHHPAGEHLAEGGPALLDAAHWATERPWLDDLAAHLRATLGVETYVSDLDTDPWSVHAASPPSTGPASPATPQENHTPAPGATATTRGRTAPAQDDPHPAVDDKEPRP from the coding sequence GTGAGCACAACCGGATCCCCACCACCGACGGTCGCCGACGTGGTGGCCGTGCTGGAACGGCGCTACCCACCCGCCTGGGCTGAACAGTGGGATCGGGTGGGGCTGGTGCTCGGTGAGCCCACCACCGTCGTTCGTCGGGTCGCCTGCGTGGTCGACGTGGTCCCGGAGACCGTCGCCGAGGCCCTCACGGTCGGGGCGAACATGATCGTCGCGCACCACCCGCTGCTGCTGCGCGGAGTCTCCTCGGTCGCGCCCACGACGTACAAGGGCCGCATCGTGCACCAGCTCATCCGCGCCGACGTGGCGCTGCACGTGGCCCACACCAACGCCGACGTGGCGAACCCGGGGGTCTCCGACGCGCTCGCGGCCCGGCTCGGCCTGACCGGGCTCCGCCCGCTGCACCCGCCCGCGCCGGGCAGCCCGGCGCACGGCGAGGGACGCGGCATCGGCCGGATCGGCGAGCTGCCGCACCCGATGACGCTCGCCGAGCTGACCCGGCACGCCGCCGACGTGCTGCCACCGACGGCCTGGGGGGTGCGGGCCGCCGGGGACCCGTCCCGCGTGATCCGCACCGTCGCGGTCAGCGGCGGCTCGGGCGACGGGTTCCTCGCCGACGCCACCGCCGCCGGGGTGGACGCGTTCCTCACCGCCGACCTGCGGCACCACCCGGCCGGCGAGCACCTCGCCGAGGGCGGACCCGCGCTGCTGGACGCCGCGCACTGGGCCACCGAGCGCCCCTGGCTGGACGACCTGGCCGCGCACCTGCGCGCGACGTTGGGCGTCGAGACGTACGTGTCCGACCTGGACACCGACCCGTGGAGCGTGCACGCCGCGAGCCCGCCGTCCACCGGGCCGGCGTCGCCGGCCACCCCGCAGGAGAACCACACCCCCGCCCCCGGTGCCACCGCGACCACCCGGGGCCGTACCGCACCCGCCCAGGACGACCCCCACCCCGCCGTGGACGACAAGGAGCCCCGACCGTGA